In Kitasatospora sp. NA04385, a single genomic region encodes these proteins:
- the trxA gene encoding thioredoxin, which produces MGGVRSVTDRDFASEVLAAEGPVLVEFTAEWCPPCRQLAPVLAELAEEQAGKLAVVALDVDANPETRIAYGVLSMPTLMVFKGGEPVRSMVGARAKSRLLRELDDLL; this is translated from the coding sequence ATGGGCGGCGTGCGCAGTGTGACGGACCGGGACTTCGCGAGCGAGGTGCTGGCGGCCGAGGGGCCGGTGCTGGTGGAGTTCACCGCCGAGTGGTGCCCGCCGTGCCGGCAGCTGGCGCCGGTGCTGGCGGAACTGGCCGAGGAGCAGGCGGGGAAGCTGGCGGTGGTGGCGCTGGACGTGGACGCGAACCCGGAGACCCGGATCGCGTACGGGGTGCTGTCGATGCCGACGCTGATGGTGTTCAAGGGCGGCGAGCCGGTGCGGTCGATGGTGGGCGCGCGGGCGAAGAGCCGGCTGCTGCGGGAGCTCGACGACCTGCTGTAG
- a CDS encoding PP2C family protein-serine/threonine phosphatase → MTDVHPLASSASAATALTPAPAAAPVPPEPLPDLLPVLGEVPAADLQDRLAGWLSDFTSLQEHLELLARADGLAGTLDALLDSGAALLGARRGLVVTLPPGPDRQPARPVGLGLDRATLGTLETVPIEHGPFAGLLGRPGPGGRLLIADLATDPAVGPRFREVAEQLGLGACYALPLSGGPEGPLGAAAWFYDEPGSPDERREHLVRRYCEFAAPLLARQLAADRAVRAAEALRRSLLPDHLPARADLKVAVRCVPAGLERAAGSDWYDAIALPDDTVGLTVGSVLGGGPGAGPGSGVGAAAAMGRVRAALRAYAVLEGEDPVSVLGDLELLLKTTEPTRSATAVYACVDPAERRIALAGAANCPPVLLTRYGANFVETSLSAPLGMLSCWEAPGVELTAERGDVLVLYTEGLARRFAPNLHAGQSALRRAAADAPRDVRIDPDRLCAHLLEQAGGGEPGVDDLVLLAVRFE, encoded by the coding sequence ATGACCGACGTCCACCCGTTGGCGTCCTCCGCGTCCGCGGCCACGGCGCTGACGCCCGCCCCGGCCGCCGCTCCGGTGCCGCCGGAGCCGCTGCCCGATCTGCTGCCGGTGCTGGGCGAGGTGCCCGCGGCCGACCTGCAGGACCGTTTGGCCGGATGGCTGTCCGATTTCACCAGCCTGCAGGAGCACCTGGAGCTGCTGGCCCGGGCCGACGGCCTGGCCGGCACCCTGGACGCGCTGCTGGACTCCGGCGCGGCCCTGCTCGGCGCCCGCCGCGGCCTGGTGGTGACGCTGCCCCCGGGGCCGGACCGCCAGCCGGCCCGCCCGGTCGGGCTCGGCCTGGACCGGGCGACGCTCGGCACGCTGGAGACCGTCCCGATCGAGCACGGCCCGTTCGCCGGGCTGCTCGGCCGCCCCGGCCCCGGGGGCCGGCTGCTGATCGCCGACCTGGCCACCGACCCGGCCGTCGGCCCCCGCTTCCGCGAGGTCGCCGAGCAGCTCGGCCTCGGCGCCTGCTACGCGCTGCCGCTGTCCGGCGGCCCCGAGGGCCCGCTCGGCGCCGCCGCCTGGTTCTACGACGAGCCGGGCAGCCCGGACGAGCGCCGCGAGCACCTGGTGCGCCGCTACTGCGAGTTCGCCGCCCCGCTGCTGGCCCGCCAGCTGGCGGCGGACCGGGCGGTGCGCGCCGCCGAGGCGCTGCGCCGCTCGCTGCTGCCCGACCACCTGCCCGCCCGGGCCGACCTGAAGGTCGCCGTGCGCTGCGTGCCCGCCGGGCTGGAGCGGGCCGCCGGCAGCGACTGGTACGACGCGATCGCGCTGCCCGACGACACCGTGGGCCTGACCGTCGGCAGCGTGCTCGGCGGCGGCCCGGGCGCCGGGCCCGGCTCGGGCGTGGGCGCCGCCGCCGCGATGGGCCGGGTGCGGGCCGCGCTGCGCGCCTACGCGGTGCTGGAGGGCGAGGACCCGGTCTCGGTGCTCGGCGACCTCGAACTGCTGCTGAAGACCACCGAGCCGACCCGCTCCGCCACCGCCGTCTACGCCTGCGTCGACCCGGCGGAGCGCCGGATCGCGCTGGCCGGCGCGGCCAACTGCCCGCCGGTGCTGCTCACCCGCTACGGCGCGAACTTCGTGGAGACCTCGCTGTCCGCGCCGCTGGGCATGCTCAGCTGCTGGGAGGCCCCCGGGGTGGAGCTCACCGCGGAGCGCGGCGACGTGCTGGTGCTGTACACCGAGGGCCTGGCCCGCCGCTTCGCCCCGAACCTGCACGCCGGGCAGAGCGCGCTGCGCCGGGCCGCCGCCGACGCCCCGCGGGACGTCCGGATCGACCCGGACCGGCTCTGCGCCCACCTGCTGGAACAGGCCGGCGGCGGCGAGCCCGGGGTGGACGACCTGGTGCTGCTGGCCGTCCGCTTCGAGTGA
- a CDS encoding PPOX class F420-dependent oxidoreductase gives MTEPEWRAFLSHGTRTGKLATTRADGRPHLAPVWFLLDGDDLVFNTGRDTVKGRTLRRDGRAALCVDDDRPPFAFVLVEGVASVSEEPAEVRHWAGRIAARYMGEDRAEEYAARNGVPGELLVRLRMDKVLAQGGVAD, from the coding sequence ATGACCGAGCCCGAGTGGCGCGCCTTCCTCTCCCACGGCACCCGCACCGGCAAGCTCGCCACCACCCGCGCCGACGGCCGTCCGCACCTCGCGCCCGTCTGGTTCCTGCTCGACGGCGACGACCTGGTGTTCAACACCGGGCGGGACACCGTCAAGGGCCGCACCCTGCGGCGCGACGGCCGGGCCGCGCTGTGCGTGGACGACGACCGGCCGCCGTTCGCGTTCGTGCTGGTCGAGGGCGTGGCCTCGGTCAGCGAGGAACCGGCCGAGGTCCGGCACTGGGCGGGCCGGATCGCCGCCCGCTACATGGGCGAGGACCGCGCCGAGGAGTACGCCGCCCGCAACGGCGTCCCGGGCGAGCTGCTGGTGCGGCTGCGGATGGACAAGGTGCTCGCGCAGGGCGGCGTCGCCGACTGA
- a CDS encoding GNAT family N-acetyltransferase, with the protein MTELTTALLAAYDEHMRGLGTAGEGETHDSDGPLLRKYGGFRGFVTSPRPDLGLRDRELDELIARQREFFAARGEAVEWKTRGHDLPADLPARLTAAGFVGEEAETVLIGLAAELATPTPAPEGVTIRRVTDPADMRRIAAMETEVWDEDWSWLAGDLASRAGDADGFLVLVAETDAPRPEVVSAAWLTSTPGTGFGGLWGGSTLAAWRGRGIYRALVAHRARWALDHGIRHLQVDASPDSAPVLRRLGMHAVTTTTPYVWTPPAG; encoded by the coding sequence ATGACCGAACTGACCACGGCCCTGCTCGCGGCCTACGACGAGCACATGCGCGGCCTCGGCACCGCCGGCGAGGGCGAGACGCACGACAGCGACGGCCCGCTGCTGCGCAAGTACGGCGGCTTCCGCGGCTTCGTCACCTCGCCCCGCCCCGACCTCGGCCTGCGCGACCGCGAACTCGACGAACTCATCGCCCGGCAGCGGGAGTTCTTCGCCGCCCGGGGCGAGGCCGTCGAGTGGAAGACCCGCGGCCACGACCTCCCCGCCGACCTCCCGGCCCGGCTCACCGCCGCCGGCTTCGTCGGCGAGGAGGCCGAGACCGTCCTGATCGGCCTCGCCGCCGAACTCGCCACCCCCACCCCCGCTCCCGAGGGCGTCACCATCCGCCGGGTCACCGACCCCGCCGACATGCGGCGGATCGCCGCGATGGAGACCGAGGTCTGGGACGAGGACTGGTCCTGGCTGGCCGGCGACCTCGCCTCCCGCGCGGGCGACGCCGACGGGTTCCTGGTCCTGGTCGCCGAGACCGACGCCCCGCGCCCCGAGGTGGTCTCCGCCGCCTGGCTCACCAGCACCCCCGGCACCGGGTTCGGCGGCCTCTGGGGCGGCTCCACCCTCGCCGCCTGGCGCGGCCGCGGCATCTACCGCGCCCTGGTCGCCCACCGCGCCCGCTGGGCCCTCGACCACGGCATCCGCCACCTCCAGGTCGACGCCTCCCCCGACAGCGCCCCCGTCCTGCGCCGCCTGGGCATGCACGCCGTGACCACCACCACCCCGTACGTCTGGACCCCGCCCGCCGGCTGA
- a CDS encoding RNA polymerase sigma factor, producing the protein MSLPARTDQDLLRELAPQVLAALLRRHSGAFDACEDAVQEALLAAAEQWPREGRPENPRGWLVTVASRRLVDLVRADRARREREERLFLATPQSELLGRPADAGPDADRDDSLALLFLCCHPALTAPSRVALTLRAVGGLSTAQIAAAFLVPEATMAQRIGRAKQTIRSSGLPFALPGPDEEAGRLREVLQVLYLVFNEGYTSTAGDELTTSRLSDEAIRLTRLLHRLLPGDAEVMGLLALMLLTDARRPARTGPDGELVPLPEQDRGRWDAAAIAEGTALVERALPAGRVGPYQLQAAIAALHDEAPDVAATDWPQILALYDLLLRVAPGPMPALSRVVALAEVRGPGPALEELDALEGELSRHHRYHAVRAELLARAGRAAAAAESFRRAAALAPSLPERRYLTERARQLP; encoded by the coding sequence GTGAGCCTGCCGGCCCGCACCGACCAGGACCTGCTGCGCGAACTCGCGCCGCAGGTCCTGGCCGCGCTGCTGCGCCGCCACTCCGGCGCGTTCGACGCCTGCGAGGACGCGGTGCAGGAGGCGCTGCTCGCGGCCGCCGAGCAGTGGCCGCGGGAGGGGCGCCCGGAGAACCCGCGCGGCTGGCTGGTGACGGTGGCCTCGCGCCGGCTGGTCGACCTGGTCCGGGCCGACCGGGCGCGGCGCGAGCGCGAGGAGCGGCTGTTCCTGGCGACCCCGCAGTCCGAACTGCTCGGCCGCCCGGCCGACGCCGGGCCGGACGCCGACCGGGACGACTCGCTGGCGCTGCTGTTCCTGTGCTGCCACCCGGCGCTGACCGCGCCGAGCCGGGTCGCGCTGACGCTGCGCGCGGTGGGCGGCCTGAGCACCGCGCAGATCGCGGCGGCGTTCCTGGTGCCGGAGGCGACCATGGCGCAGCGGATCGGCCGGGCCAAGCAGACCATCCGCTCCTCGGGCCTGCCGTTCGCGCTGCCCGGCCCGGACGAGGAGGCCGGGCGGCTGCGCGAGGTGCTGCAGGTGCTGTACCTGGTCTTCAACGAGGGCTACACCTCCACCGCGGGCGACGAGCTGACCACCTCCCGGCTCTCCGACGAGGCGATCCGGCTGACCAGGCTGCTGCACCGGCTGCTGCCCGGGGACGCGGAGGTGATGGGCCTGCTCGCGCTGATGCTGCTCACCGACGCCCGGCGCCCGGCCCGCACCGGCCCGGACGGCGAGCTGGTGCCGCTGCCGGAGCAGGACCGCGGCCGCTGGGACGCGGCGGCGATCGCGGAGGGCACCGCACTGGTCGAACGCGCCCTCCCGGCCGGCCGGGTCGGGCCGTACCAGTTGCAGGCGGCGATCGCGGCCCTGCACGACGAGGCGCCGGACGTGGCGGCGACCGACTGGCCGCAGATCCTGGCCCTGTACGACCTGCTGCTGCGGGTGGCCCCCGGCCCGATGCCCGCGCTGAGCCGGGTGGTCGCGCTGGCCGAGGTCCGCGGCCCCGGGCCCGCGCTGGAGGAACTCGACGCCCTGGAGGGCGAGTTGTCCCGCCACCACCGCTACCACGCGGTCCGCGCCGAACTGCTCGCCCGGGCCGGGCGCGCCGCGGCCGCCGCCGAGTCCTTCCGCCGCGCGGCGGCCCTGGCCCCCAGCCTCCCGGAACGCCGCTACCTCACGGAGCGGGCCCGGCAGCTGCCCTGA
- a CDS encoding bifunctional DNA primase/polymerase: MFPPLVHRPIGACPGVRRPNVPGIVWAGRRGATRGGTHSLVRWNRGPGGRVHPEVWGILVPAAGSRDAHAPPATPSTPNTPSDRSDDRTDRAVRSDANAERNEPPCAHPAESSCPSVPAGGGRAAGGVRWRSPPRWRPPSGAAGRCCRARGRSAGRRVRARAPTGPARCPAGTRTTRRWRRPPPIRGWCAGGGAARAGRPVLAATGRALGAVSLPRPAGPWLLRHLEEIGVPCGPVLGTPGRFVLLTAPYTLPELGGMLAERPWVPGALRYHGPGGYLVLPPSRTGAGPVHWVRRPGRGRPWLPEVGTLLGGLITASAVALPQR; this comes from the coding sequence ATGTTTCCCCCACTTGTACACAGGCCGATCGGGGCATGTCCAGGAGTGCGGCGGCCGAACGTGCCAGGGATCGTATGGGCAGGCCGCCGGGGCGCCACCCGGGGCGGGACGCACTCACTCGTACGGTGGAACCGGGGGCCGGGCGGCCGCGTCCATCCGGAGGTATGGGGGATTCTCGTTCCAGCGGCGGGTAGCCGAGACGCACACGCACCGCCCGCCACCCCGAGCACGCCGAACACGCCGTCCGACCGGTCGGACGATCGCACCGACCGTGCCGTGCGCTCCGATGCGAACGCGGAAAGGAACGAGCCGCCATGCGCCCACCCCGCCGAGAGCAGCTGTCCGAGCGTGCCGGCCGGTGGTGGCCGGGCCGCCGGGGGCGTTCGCTGGCGCTCGCCGCCGCGCTGGAGGCCGCCGTCGGGTGCGGCTGGCCGGTGCTGCCGGGCGCGCGGACGGTCCGCGGGGCGCCGGGTCCGTGCTCGTGCGCCGACCGGTCCTGCACGGTGCCCGGCGGGCACCCGCACGACCCGCCGCTGGAGGCGGCCACCACCGATCCGCGGATGGTGCGCTGGTGGTGGAGCGGCGCGCGCCGGGCGCCCGGTGCTGGCGGCGACCGGGCGGGCGCTGGGCGCGGTGAGCCTGCCGCGCCCGGCCGGGCCGTGGCTGCTGCGGCACCTGGAGGAGATCGGCGTCCCGTGCGGCCCGGTGCTCGGCACGCCGGGCCGGTTCGTGCTGCTGACCGCGCCGTACACGCTGCCGGAGCTGGGCGGGATGCTGGCCGAACGGCCCTGGGTGCCGGGGGCGTTGCGCTACCACGGGCCGGGCGGGTACCTGGTGCTGCCGCCGTCCCGGACGGGGGCGGGCCCGGTGCACTGGGTGCGCCGGCCGGGGCGGGGCCGGCCGTGGCTGCCGGAGGTCGGGACGCTGCTGGGCGGGCTGATCACGGCCAGCGCGGTCGCCCTGCCGCAGCGCTGA
- a CDS encoding aminopeptidase P family protein, translating to MTEDRSPAVSENPEGSAQGEEAEKPVKSRKNGLYDGVSDELAASMRTGWADTELHGLQPDVQAPYAAARRAALSAAFPGERLVVPAGNLRTRANDTEYAFRAASEYVHLTGNRTEDAVLVGEPVDGGHAFALYLLPRSDRENGEFWLSGQGELWVGRRHSLAESEQLYGLPVRDVRKAAEELAAATVPTRIVRGYDAGLEAALAEQLDPEKDDELTVFLSGLRRVKDEWEIGELRAACDATVLGFTDVVRELDRAVATSERWIEGTFWRRARVEGNDVGYGTIAAAGPHATTLHWVRNDGDVRPGELLLLDAGVETHTLYTADVTRTLPVNGTFSPLQRKIYDAVYDAQEAGIAAVRPGGRFRDFHDAAQRVLAARLLEWGLIDASVYDLEKVLELGLQRRWTLHGTGHMLGLDVHDCAHARREEYVDALLEPGVVLTVEPGLYFQADDLTVPEEYRGIGVRIEDDILVTADGNENLSAALPRQADEVESWMAGLSA from the coding sequence GTGACCGAGGACCGCAGCCCGGCGGTGTCCGAGAACCCCGAGGGTTCCGCCCAGGGCGAGGAGGCCGAGAAACCGGTCAAGAGCCGCAAGAACGGCCTGTACGACGGCGTCTCCGACGAGCTCGCCGCGTCCATGCGCACCGGCTGGGCCGACACCGAGCTGCACGGCCTGCAGCCCGACGTCCAGGCCCCGTACGCGGCCGCGCGCCGTGCCGCGCTGTCCGCCGCGTTCCCCGGCGAGCGCCTGGTCGTGCCCGCGGGCAACCTGCGCACCCGGGCCAACGACACCGAGTACGCCTTCCGCGCCGCCAGCGAGTACGTCCACCTGACCGGCAACCGCACCGAGGACGCCGTCCTGGTCGGCGAGCCGGTCGACGGCGGCCACGCGTTCGCGCTGTACCTGCTGCCGCGCTCCGACCGGGAGAACGGCGAGTTCTGGCTCAGCGGCCAGGGCGAGCTGTGGGTGGGCCGCCGGCACTCGCTGGCCGAGTCCGAGCAGCTGTACGGCCTGCCGGTGCGCGACGTCCGCAAGGCCGCCGAGGAGCTGGCCGCCGCCACCGTGCCGACCCGGATCGTGCGCGGCTACGACGCCGGCCTGGAGGCCGCCCTCGCCGAGCAGCTCGACCCGGAGAAGGACGACGAGCTGACGGTGTTCCTGTCCGGGCTGCGCCGGGTCAAGGACGAGTGGGAGATCGGCGAGCTGCGCGCCGCCTGCGACGCCACCGTGCTCGGCTTCACCGACGTGGTGCGCGAGCTGGACCGGGCCGTCGCCACCTCCGAGCGCTGGATCGAGGGCACCTTCTGGCGCCGCGCCCGGGTCGAGGGCAACGACGTCGGCTACGGCACCATCGCCGCGGCCGGCCCGCACGCCACCACCCTGCACTGGGTGCGCAACGACGGCGACGTCCGCCCCGGCGAACTGCTGCTGCTGGACGCGGGCGTGGAGACGCACACCCTCTACACCGCCGACGTCACCCGCACCCTGCCGGTCAACGGCACCTTCTCCCCGCTCCAGCGCAAGATCTACGACGCGGTGTACGACGCCCAGGAGGCCGGCATCGCCGCGGTGCGGCCGGGCGGCCGCTTCCGCGACTTCCACGACGCCGCGCAGCGGGTGCTCGCCGCGCGCCTGCTGGAGTGGGGCCTGATCGACGCCTCGGTGTACGACCTGGAGAAGGTCCTGGAGCTCGGCCTGCAGCGCCGCTGGACGCTGCACGGCACCGGCCACATGCTCGGCCTCGACGTGCACGACTGCGCGCACGCCCGCCGCGAGGAGTACGTGGACGCGCTGCTGGAGCCGGGCGTGGTGCTGACCGTCGAGCCCGGCCTGTACTTCCAGGCCGACGACCTGACCGTCCCCGAGGAGTACCGCGGCATCGGCGTGCGGATCGAGGACGACATCCTGGTCACCGCCGACGGCAACGAGAACCTCTCCGCGGCCCTGCCCCGGCAGGCCGACGAGGTCGAGTCCTGGATGGCCGGGCTGTCCGCCTGA
- a CDS encoding MerR family transcriptional regulator, whose translation MDGEGYTVGRLAAIAGVTVRTLHHYDRIGLLSPDGRTPAGYRCYGEAELDRLQQILFYRELGFPLEEIAAILDDRTVGPSEHLRRQRELIGDRIRKLEELAAAVERAMEARTLGIQLTPEEKFEVFGADYQEDWEDEARQRWGGSAAWQQSRQRTARYTKADWERIKAEADGINDALVAAFTAGSAPGSEQAMAVAEQHRQHIGLNFYDCGPAMHRCLGDMYLADPRFTETYEKLAPGLAQWLRDAVHANADRLERARED comes from the coding sequence ATGGACGGCGAGGGCTACACGGTCGGACGGCTGGCGGCGATCGCCGGGGTCACGGTGCGCACCCTGCACCACTACGACCGGATCGGCCTGCTGTCGCCGGACGGCCGCACCCCGGCCGGCTACCGGTGCTACGGCGAGGCCGAGCTGGACCGGCTGCAGCAGATCCTGTTCTACCGCGAACTCGGCTTCCCGCTGGAGGAGATCGCGGCGATCCTGGACGACCGGACGGTCGGCCCGAGCGAGCACCTGCGCCGGCAGCGCGAGCTGATCGGCGACCGGATCCGCAAGCTGGAGGAACTCGCCGCGGCGGTCGAGCGAGCGATGGAGGCGAGGACCTTGGGGATCCAGTTGACCCCGGAGGAGAAGTTCGAGGTGTTCGGCGCGGACTACCAGGAGGACTGGGAGGACGAGGCCCGGCAGCGCTGGGGCGGGAGCGCCGCCTGGCAGCAGTCCCGGCAGCGGACCGCCCGCTACACCAAGGCGGACTGGGAGCGGATCAAGGCCGAGGCCGACGGCATCAACGACGCCCTGGTGGCGGCGTTCACCGCCGGATCGGCCCCGGGGAGCGAGCAGGCGATGGCGGTGGCCGAGCAGCACCGGCAGCACATCGGGCTGAACTTCTACGACTGCGGCCCGGCGATGCACCGCTGCCTCGGCGACATGTACCTCGCCGACCCGCGGTTCACCGAGACGTACGAGAAGCTCGCCCCGGGCCTGGCGCAGTGGCTGCGGGACGCGGTCCACGCCAACGCCGACCGGCTGGAGCGGGCGCGGGAGGACTGA
- a CDS encoding MerR family transcriptional regulator — protein MRIGELAQRAGTTTRTLRYYESRGLLPARRGGNGYRAYDEEDLRLLRQIRVLQDFGFGLEETRPFVECLRAGHPAGDSCPASLEVYRAKLAELDAMVARLSEVREVLAGQLAQAEAARDALAGSGSDEPRCELVRTEE, from the coding sequence ATGCGGATCGGCGAGCTGGCACAGCGGGCGGGCACCACCACCAGGACGCTGCGGTACTACGAGTCGCGGGGGCTGCTGCCCGCGCGGCGCGGGGGCAACGGGTACCGGGCGTACGACGAGGAGGACCTGCGGCTGCTGCGGCAGATCAGGGTGCTGCAGGACTTCGGGTTCGGGCTGGAGGAGACCCGGCCGTTCGTGGAGTGCCTGCGGGCCGGTCATCCGGCGGGCGACTCGTGCCCGGCCTCGCTGGAGGTGTACCGGGCGAAGCTGGCCGAGCTGGACGCGATGGTGGCCCGGCTGAGCGAGGTCCGGGAGGTGCTGGCGGGCCAGCTGGCGCAGGCCGAGGCGGCCCGCGACGCGCTGGCCGGGTCCGGTTCCGACGAGCCGCGCTGCGAGCTGGTCCGCACCGAGGAGTGA
- a CDS encoding MarR family winged helix-turn-helix transcriptional regulator, protein MPDRDAALETIQRELTAFARRARHKAAQLHPELSLVTYSMLDLVKERGSCRAADLASHFMLDKSTVSRQVAALERLGLLGRVADPDDQRGQLLHLTDAGEQLLAEAYEQRRRAFTDRFTSWDDEDLDRFAAYLIRYGESE, encoded by the coding sequence ATGCCCGACCGCGACGCCGCGCTGGAGACCATCCAGCGGGAGCTGACCGCGTTCGCCCGCCGGGCCCGCCACAAGGCAGCCCAGCTGCACCCCGAGCTCTCGCTGGTCACGTACAGCATGCTCGACCTGGTGAAGGAGCGCGGGTCCTGCCGGGCCGCCGACCTGGCGTCGCACTTCATGCTCGACAAGTCCACCGTCAGCCGGCAGGTCGCCGCGCTGGAGCGGCTCGGGCTGCTGGGCCGGGTGGCCGACCCGGACGACCAGCGCGGACAGCTGCTGCACCTGACGGACGCCGGCGAGCAGCTGCTCGCGGAGGCGTACGAGCAGCGGCGGCGGGCCTTCACCGACCGCTTCACCTCCTGGGACGACGAGGACCTGGACCGGTTCGCCGCCTACCTGATCCGCTACGGCGAGTCCGAGTAG
- a CDS encoding helix-turn-helix domain-containing protein — MAEPVPVTIGRRPAPVHTVAVYAFAGMAPFELGVVVEVFALARPELAGLLSAPWYDVRVCAERPGHPLEAVGGFSLTPRHGLEELAAADTVVVVGVPDPYGDVPPAVVAALRTAHARGARVVSICSGAFALAAAGLLDGLPATTHWRYAGELHRRYPGVRVDPDVLYVDNGQVLTSAGSAAGIDLCLHLVRQDHGAKVANTVARRFVVPPHRDGGQAQFVQAAVRPVEEPEDGVADSMRWALDHLARPLTVPLLARAAGMSDRSYLRHFTARNGVSPMRWVAIQRIAASLPLLESPEGSVEEIAAAVGFESAATFRHHFGRTMRTSPTAYRRTFGRAA, encoded by the coding sequence ATGGCCGAGCCCGTACCCGTCACCATCGGAAGGCGCCCGGCGCCGGTGCACACCGTCGCGGTGTACGCCTTCGCAGGCATGGCCCCGTTCGAACTCGGCGTGGTGGTCGAGGTGTTCGCCCTCGCCCGGCCCGAGCTCGCCGGGCTGCTCTCCGCCCCCTGGTACGACGTCCGGGTGTGCGCCGAGCGCCCCGGCCACCCGCTGGAGGCGGTCGGCGGGTTCTCCCTGACGCCCCGGCACGGCCTGGAGGAACTCGCCGCCGCCGACACCGTCGTGGTGGTCGGGGTGCCCGACCCGTACGGCGACGTGCCGCCCGCCGTGGTCGCCGCGCTGCGCACCGCGCACGCCCGCGGCGCCCGGGTGGTGTCGATCTGCTCCGGCGCCTTCGCCCTGGCCGCCGCCGGGCTGCTGGACGGCCTGCCCGCCACCACGCACTGGCGGTACGCGGGGGAGCTGCACCGCCGCTACCCGGGCGTCCGGGTCGACCCGGACGTGCTGTACGTCGACAACGGGCAGGTGCTGACCAGCGCGGGCAGCGCCGCCGGCATCGACCTGTGCCTGCACCTGGTCCGGCAGGACCACGGCGCCAAGGTCGCCAACACCGTCGCCCGCCGCTTCGTCGTGCCGCCGCACCGGGACGGCGGCCAGGCCCAGTTCGTCCAGGCCGCGGTGCGGCCGGTGGAGGAGCCGGAGGACGGGGTGGCCGACTCGATGCGCTGGGCGCTGGACCACCTCGCCCGGCCGCTGACCGTGCCGCTGCTGGCCCGGGCGGCCGGCATGTCCGACCGCTCGTACCTGCGGCACTTCACCGCCCGCAACGGGGTCAGCCCGATGCGGTGGGTGGCGATCCAGCGGATCGCGGCCAGCCTGCCGCTGCTGGAGTCGCCGGAGGGCAGCGTGGAGGAGATCGCCGCGGCGGTGGGCTTCGAGTCGGCGGCGACCTTCCGCCACCACTTCGGCCGCACCATGCGCACCTCCCCGACCGCCTACCGGCGCACCTTCGGCCGGGCGGCCTGA
- a CDS encoding YciI family protein — MKYLLMTYGNQEKWDSLPAEGWTEAIAQQDAFNKRYQESGELIGAYGLNDAATCRMVGRKDGLPVVSDGPYLETKEYMASFYLLDVDSEQRALEIAADMPWADREPVELWPILHEAK, encoded by the coding sequence GTGAAGTACCTGCTGATGACCTACGGCAACCAGGAGAAGTGGGACTCGCTGCCGGCCGAGGGCTGGACCGAGGCGATCGCCCAGCAGGACGCCTTCAACAAGCGCTACCAGGAGAGCGGCGAACTGATCGGCGCCTACGGCCTGAACGACGCCGCGACCTGCCGGATGGTGGGGCGCAAGGACGGGCTGCCCGTGGTGAGCGACGGCCCGTACCTGGAGACCAAGGAGTACATGGCCAGCTTCTACCTGCTCGACGTCGACAGCGAGCAGCGGGCGCTGGAGATCGCCGCCGACATGCCGTGGGCCGACCGCGAGCCGGTCGAGCTGTGGCCGATCCTGCACGAGGCCAAGTGA